The Podospora pseudocomata strain CBS 415.72m chromosome 1 map unlocalized CBS415.72m_1, whole genome shotgun sequence genome has a segment encoding these proteins:
- a CDS encoding uncharacterized protein (COG:Z; EggNog:ENOG503NXJ0), with amino-acid sequence MATTITSTTSSTYNTTTRHTLSRRNNGRCGLSSISTPNLNQVYNAHSTTATRLGPPVPQLLSRKGSVAALTQNSLASIPDDSEAYAYNQVLASENTNIMPSPLTPGRLGGAAGGEDVQVGDVIDVPGNMTGTIRFIGPVTGRKGTFVGVELHPDFAGRGKNSGDVDSVFYFRTKDPNTGIFLPISKAVKREPPPIMPTNSYPLTPASGGGLKVGTQYSTNFTPPTPGVPKFSQSVGPGRATSPVGKKPTRPSLPRPESPVRRLQMTPAPRPSIGATAPPRYGSPTPNKFAQSVRGTAGDPSKRLPAHQRKGSVGPRSVSVLGVSSSSYQAHHLSEEDAGPVGVQRTQTNGSAGSGFSLKVRPASRAASRIGSHAVNNEEVERLKAELEERERQLKEQAATLMEMESSLTELQGLIEGSEGQMQAGRRNSLDDKDANALRAVLREKNEKIAMLTAEFDAHRADFRSTIDTLEMASTETERVYEKKIEELMQEIQELQDRTADVDTVANQLKQLEELVQELEEGLEDARRGEAEARGEVEFLRGEVERTRSELRREREKAQFATNGLARGGGGATSKELEQKEDEIRGLKAIIHSLSRDAVPNGGENGVVGAGAGAAQRSGSVRSHQGESIDDRLSREKLEREVAELRALVESKSTREETLERELETLRRSAVNSGAAGHRGSAATMTAGSGNDRNSYRDSRGTVVLAPRSPEHKPAGGVGKHSRGNTLDTMPESDSYSTATGDSTLWCEICETAGHDILTCTNVFPDQQSHHQTRDSSKTPDGGEGVSGGGAMTEDVKLPAPLSPVKAAKSSAVTAAVTAAADEEQQQPTSVVSAMEKPIRVNKEAVLGSEEPAASMEGGVVDEPMWCALCEKTGHDSISCPDEQF; translated from the exons atggccaccaccatcaccagcacaacttcttcaacatacaacaccaccacccgccacACCTTGTCTAGGAGAAATAACGGTCGCTGCGGTCTCTCGTCCATTTCGActcccaacctcaaccaggTCTACAACGCACACTCGACCACGGCGACGCGCCTCGGCCCGCCCGTGCCCCAGTTGCTCTCGCGCAAAGGCTCCGTCGCCGCCCTGACGCAGAACTCGCTGGCCAGCATTCCGGATGATAGTGAAGCCTACGCCTACAACCAGGTTCTGGCCAGCGAAAACACCAACATTATGCCGTCCCCGCTTACCCCCGGCCGCCTTGGGGGTGCCgccggcggagaggatgtcCAGGTGGGCGATGTCATCGATGTGCCGGGCAACATGACGGGCACCATCCGCTTCATCGGTCCCGTCACAGGTCGCAAGGGCACTTTTGTTGGTGTCGAGCTGCATCCCGACTTTGCAGGCCGCGGCAAGAACAGCGGTGATGTCGACAG TGTTTTCTATTTCAGAACCAAGGATCCAAACACGGGCATCTTTCTTCCCATTTCCAAAGCCGTCAAACgagaaccaccacccatcatgCCGACGAATTCGTATCCTCTCACCCCGGCCAGCGGCGGAGGTCTGAAGGTCGGAACTCAGTACTCGACAAACTTTACGCCACCGACTCCAGGTGTGCCGAAATTCAGCCAGTCCGTCGGCCCAGGCCGTGCCACGAGCCCTGTCGGCAAGAAGCCTACGCGCCCGTCGCTGCCGCGTCCGGAGTCGCCTGTGAGAAGGCTGCAGATGACGCCGGCGCCGAGACCCTCGATCGGGGCAACCGCTCCCCCACGATACGGCAGCCCGACGCCGAACAAGTTTGCCCAGAGTGTTCGCGGCACGGCGGGTGACCCGAGCAAGCGACTTCCTGCTCATCAGCGGAAAGGTAGCGTCGGACCGCGAAGTGTTTCTGTGCTTGGggtgtcgtcttcgtcgtaTCAGGCCCATCACttgagtgaggaggatgcgggACCGGTTGGTGTTCAGAGGACGCAGACTAATGGGAGCGCTGGGTCTGGCTTCAGCCTCAAGGTGAGGCCAGCCTCACGGGCTGCGTCTAGAATCGGGAGTCACGCCGTCAAcaatgaggaggtggagcgTCTCAaggccgagctggaggagcgggagcggcagCTTAAGGAACAGGCGGCCACgctgatggagatggagagcaGCTTGACGGAGCTGCAGGGGTTGATTGAGGGTTCCGAAGGGCAGATGCAAGCCGGACGGCGAAACAGTCTGGACGACAAGGATGCCAATGCGCTACGGGCGGTGCTGAGAGAAAAGAATGAAAAGATTGCCATGTTGACGGCCGAGTTTGACGCTCACCGAGCCGACTTTCGGAGCACTATTGACAcgctggagatggcgagcACCGAGACGGAGAGGGTGTatgagaagaagattgaggagctGATGCAGGAGATTCAGGAGCTGCAGGACAGGACGGCGGACGTGGATACTGTGGCTAACCAGCTGAAGcagttggaggagctggtgcaagagctggaggaagggttggaggatgcgaggaggggggaggcggaggcgaggggggaggttgagttTTTGAGGggcgaggtggagaggacgaggtcggagctgaggagggagagggagaaggcgcaGTTTGCTACGAATGGGTTGGCgcgggggggtggaggggcgaCGAGCAAGGAGTTGGAACAGAAGGAAGATGAGATTAGGGGGCTCAAGGCGATTATTCATTCGTTGAGCAGGGATGCTGTTCCGAACGGCGGGGAgaatggggtggtgggtgcgGGTGCGGGTGCTGCTCAGCGGTCTGGGTCTGTTAGATCACACCAAGGGGAGTCAATTGATGATCGGTTGAGCAGGGAGAaattggagagggaggttgcCGAGCTCAGGGCCTTAGTGGAGAGCAAGAGCACGAGGGAGGAGACgctggagagggagctggagacgttgaggaggagcgcgGTGAACTCGGGAGCGGCAGGGCATCGCGGGAGTGCGGCCACCATGACTGCTGGCAGTGGAAACGACAGGAATTCTTACCGGGACTCTCGCGGGACTGTTGTGCTGGCTCCCCGAAGCCCGGAGCATAAGCctgctggtggtgtcggTAAGCACAGCAGAGGGAACACGCTGGACACGATGCCCGAAAGCGACTCTTATAGCACGGCCACGGGGGATAGTACCCTCTGGTGCGAAATCTGCGAGACGGCCGGGCATGACATTTTGACGTGTACCAACGTTTTTCCTGATCAACAGTCGCATCATCAGACGAgggacagcagcaagacgcctgatgggggggagggtgtgtctggtggtggggccATGACTGAGGATGTGAAGCTTCCTGCGCCGTTGAGCCCggtcaaggctgccaagagcAGTGCTGTTACTGCTGCTgtcactgctgctgctgatgaggagcagcagcagcctacCAGTGTGGTGTCGGCGATGGAGAAGCCGATTAGGGTCAACAAGGAGGCGGTTTTGGGGTCGGAGGAGCCGGCGGCTAGcatggaggggggtgtggtggaTGAGCCGATGTGGTGCGCGCTTTGTGAGAAGACCGGACATGACAGTATTAGTTGTCCTGATGAGCAGttttga
- a CDS encoding uncharacterized protein (EggNog:ENOG503P279), with protein MAEQSLYLQFRIFGRGWMVAALSYQSAPPFVNFGGLQRQDQGQLSVLEALSSSFSRTPTRSPLWRCITAGRRHAASTSETTLTTAAIMEWLSSLMTTDKAIKGALIIHGVALVGTVLLALDQWRSECETKPPQPKPQYITQDTEDALKLTTLDTLLGHYNHAIRETAVKIVCDRAVNDKDTLEQLLWGITRPNYDERLKNLRALAVVTDPHSLDKLHTWKAYAALVRCLELSLDPDQEVLNNEDWDEYPLRDMTDKLCLMFISQLVGTFDCEKLIKAKFVEKWLSKQNWGTTEEERHQNLAAYLRSKTNRLAEIISCIRQSPAGRVALQKCGLFPYPDTEESEADDDDTHLVERLSVLFPETLDVNSLDANHPTRVLLRSFQTTPGSEEQRDRNQRHREAMVLNDGSHPITSDDIIQRDPTSPP; from the exons ATGGCCGAACAGTCGTTGTATCTCCAATTCAGAATTTTTGGTAGAGGATGGATGGTCGCAGCGCTATCTTATCAGAGTGCCCCACCGTTTGTAAACTTTGGCGGTCTGCAGCGGCAGGATCAGGGACAGCTTTCTGTTTTGGAAGCTCTCAGCTCAAGCTTCTCCAGAACACCAACCCGCTCTCCACTGTGGAGATGCATTACAGCCGGGCGACGACATGCAGCCTCAACATCAGAGACGACACtaaccaccgccgccatcatggaATGGCTCTCCTCCCTTATGACCACCGATAAGGCCATCAAAGGGGCCCTGATCATACACGGTGTTGCTCTCGTCGGGACAGTGCTGCTTGCGCTTGATCAATGGCGCTCAGAGTGCgaaacaaaaccaccacaacccaagCCGCAGTACATCACCCAGGACACCGAGGACGCCCTGAAACTGACCACCCTGGATACGTTGCTCGGTCACTACAACCACGCCATTCGTGAGACGGCTGTCAAGATCGTATGTGACAGAGCCGTCAACGACAAAGACACCCTCGAACAGCTCCTCTGGGGCATCACCCGTCCCAACTACGACGAGCGCCTGAAGAATCTCCGAGCTTTGGCAGTGGTTACCGATCCGC ACTCCTTGGATAAACTTCACACATGGAAGGCCTACGCAGCTCTAGTCCGGTGCCTGGAGCTATCTCTTGACCCTGACCAGGAAGTGCTCAACAATGAAGACTGGGACGAGTATCCTCTCCGTGACATGACAGACAAGCTCTGCCTCATGTTCATCAGCCAGCTGGTAGGCACCTTCGACTGCGAGAAACTCATCAAGGCCAAATTTGTCGAGAAGTGGCTGTCCAAGCAAAACTGGGGaaccaccgaggaggagcggcaTCAGAATCTTGCGGCCTACCTGCGCAGCAAGACCAACAGGCTTGCCGAAATCATCAGCTGCATTCGGCAGAGCCCAGCTGGCCGAGTGGCACTGCAGAAGTGCGGTCTCTTTCCGTATCCTGACACGGAAGAGAGCGAAGCAGACGATGACGACACGCACTTGGTGGAACGATTAAGCGTTTTGTTTCCGGAAACTCTCGATGTCAACAGTTTGGACGCGAACCATCCTACTAGGGTGTTGTTGCGTTCGTTCCAAACCACGCCAGGGAGTGAAGAACAGCGCGACCGGAACCAGAGGCATAGGGAGGCAATGGTGCTGAATGATGGGAGCCATCCGATCACGAGTGATGATATCATCCAGCGGGACCCGACATCGCCTCCGTGA
- the NOP14 gene encoding nucleolar complex protein 14 (BUSCO:EOG092620IA; COG:J; EggNog:ENOG503NX37) — translation MAGSQLKRLKASLKDQGIIGPQKSKKQKRQNAQDAKASNEKRIQRHEALASIREQFNPFQFKTNARGPKFEVTTNKPVSSREAMGISGRPGLTKAKGEERRRETILVEMQRRNKVGGLIDRRFGEDDPNMSLEDKMIERYTREQQRSHKKHSAFDLEDDEEMGGLTHMGKPLFDNDDAPKYLKDDFEEDVGSGDESESSQTDRRALKRQRLEGALEAMGEQEEGQPERKKTKKEIYEEIIAKSKLHKELRQEAKEEDNELRAEIDEAMRDLRPLLFDRIKPPAKSDKPTLVIAGKDQATLDREYDIQVKRMASDKRAAPTDKMKTEEEKAAEEANRLKKLEEDRLKRMRGEKVSDDEQESDDENKQGGDDDFDAMDVEDADEFGLGQGIAGKAKKYRPTATELGFDDEDDFLIDDDLVASGSELEFDSGDEGEESDEDEESGSDSGSEEEDSDDDEFTKGLLTESEVKQGIFRLPTNNTKGSDENGVPYTFPCPQNHDELLEIFKGIDVKQLPVATQRIRALHHPKLASDNKERLGNFAQALVRHVNYLGNQYQPTWAAALEGLTRHIHSLAKSFPIEVAKGYRSIIQEMEQSRPLALTVGDLITLTGAGTTFPTSDHFHQVVTPAMIVIARYLGQKIPQSLSDYATGTFLAILALQYQQFSKRYVPEVMNFTLNTLCALAPSARAFTPNTIGFFPIHDPPAGTRLPTSLPADASAARKLAFSDCLPSNQPSLELKLSLFTTTLSLLTSASTLWSQTSSFTETFSPALPILSSIPKSLSPAIQSLQQHLTRLLQISRLSRRPLELHHHRPLAIRTYIPKFEDSFDPNKHYDPDRERAELAKLKKEHKRERKGALRELRKDNAFMARENLRVKKEKDAAYEKKYKRLVAEIQGTEGQAANAYEREKALRKKKR, via the coding sequence ATGGCCGGCTCACAGTTGAAGAGGCTTAAGGCCTCCCTGAAGGACCAAGGAATTATCGGTCCCCAGAAAtccaagaagcagaagcgCCAAAATGCCCAAGATGCCAAGGCGTCCAACGAGAAGCGCATCCAGCGACATGAGGCCCTGGCCAGCATCCGCGAGCAGTTCAACCCCTTCCAGTTCAAGACGAATGCCAGAGGCCCCAAGTTTGAGGTTACCACCAACAAGCCCGTCAGCAGCAGGGAGGCTATGGGTATCAGCGGTCGACCCGGGTTGACCAAGGCGAAAGGCGAGGAGAGACGGCGTGAGACTATCCTTGTTGAGATGCAGCGGAGGAACAAGGTCGGCGGTCTGATCGATAGACGTTTCGGTGAAGACGATCCCAACATGTCGCTCGAGGACAAGATGATCGAAAGATATACCCGCGAACAGCAACGGTCTCACAAGAAGCACTCTGCGTTCGACTtggaagacgatgaggaaaTGGGAGGACTTACTCACATGGGCAAGCCGCTTTTCGACAATGATGACGCTCCGAAGTATCTTAAAGACGactttgaggaggatgttggttCAGGCGATGAATCCGAAAGTTCGCAGACCGATAGGCGTGCACTGAAGAGGCAGCGTCTAGAGGGAGCTCTCGAGGCCATGGGCGAACAGGAGGAAGGGCAaccagaaagaaagaaaaccaAGAAGGAAATTTACGAGGAAATTATCGCCAAGTCCAAGCTTCACAAAGAGTTGCGACAGGAGGCTAAAGAGGAGGATAACGAGCTCAGAGCTGAAATCGATGAGGCCATGAGGGATCTGCGACCACTACTCTTCGACAGAATAAAGCCACCTGCCAAAAGTGACAAGCCCACTCTTGTGATTGCTGGAAAGGATCAAGCTACCCTTGACAGGGAGTACGATATCCAGGTGAAGCGGATGGCGTCCGACAAGCGCGCGGCGCCTACTGATAAGATGAAGacggaagaagagaaggcaGCAGAGGAAGCGAACAGGCTaaagaagctcgaggaggacCGCCTGAAGCGTATGCGCGGAGAGAAGGTCTCAGATGACGAACAGGAGAGCGATGACGAGAACAAGCAGGGCGGAGATGACGATTTCGATGCCATGGATGTTGAGGACGCGGATGAGTTTGGGCTCGGGCAGGGAATTGCTGGAAAGGCCAAAAAATACCGACCGACCGCGACCGAGCTGGGattcgacgacgaggacgatttcctcattgatgatgatttggtCGCCAGCGGTTCAGAGTTGGAGTTCGACAGTGGTGACGAGGGTGAAGAGagcgatgaggacgaggagtcAGGTTCCGACTCTGGCTctgaggaagaagacagcGACGATGACGAGTTCACCAAGGGGTTATTAACAGAATCCGAGGTGAAGCAAGGCATCTTTCGGTTacccaccaacaacaccaaaggCTCCGATGAGAATGGTGTCCCATACACCTTCCCCTGTCCCCAGAACCAcgacgagctcctcgagATCTTCAAGGGCATCGACGTGAAACAGCTCCCGGTCGCCACCCAACGCATCAGagccctccaccacccaaaactcGCCAGCGACAACAAGGAGCGCCTCGGTAACTTTGCACAGGCACTCGTTCGTCACGTCAACTACCTCGGAAACCAGTACCAGCCTACCTGGGCCGCGGCTCTGGAAGGCCTGACAAGACACATCCACTCCCTAGCCAAGAGCTTCCCCATCGAAGTCGCCAAGGGCTATCGTTCTATCATCCAAGAGATGGAGCAGTCCCGCCCTCTGGCCCTCACAGTCGGCGACCTGATCACTCTCACCGGAGCAGGCACCACCTTCCCTACGTCGGACCACTTCCACCAGGTTGTCACCCCAGCCATGATCGTCATCGCGAGGTATCTCGGCCAAAAGATCCCGCAGTCCCTCTCCGATTACGCCACCGGCACGTTCCTGGCCATCCTTGCCCTCCAATATCAGCAATTCTCCAAGCGCTACGTACCAGAGGTTATGAActtcaccctcaacaccctctgCGCCTTGGCCCCCTCAGCCAGGGCCTTTACCCCCAACACAATCGGGTTCTTTCCCATCCACGACCCCCCCGCTGGAACTCGCCTTCCTACATCCCTTCCCGCCGACGCCTCCGCAGCAAGAAAACTCGCCTTTTCCGATTGCCTCCCTTCTAACCAACCCTCCTTGGAGCTCAAACtatccctcttcaccaccaccctctccctcctcaccagcgcctccaccctctggtcccaaacctcctcctttACCgaaaccttctcccccgcccttcccatcctctcctccattCCCAAATCTCTTTCTCCTGCCATCCAGtccctccagcagcacctcACCCGTCTGTTGCAGATCTCCCGCCTCTCCCGCCGCCCACTAGaactgcaccaccaccgtcccctgGCGATAAGGACCTACATCCCCAAGTTTGAAGATTCGTTTGACCCGAATAAGCACTACGATCCTGATCGTGAGAGGGCGGAGCTGGCcaagttgaagaaggagcacaagcgggagaggaagggtGCGCTGAGGGAGCTGAGGAAGGACAATGCTTttatggcgagggagaacTTAcgggtgaagaaggagaaggacgcGGCGTACGAGAAGAAGTATAAGAGGTTGGTGGCGGAGATTCAGGGGACCGAGGGGCAGGCGGCAAATGCGtatgagagggagaaggctctcaggaagaagaagaggtag
- the TRM82 gene encoding tRNA (guanine-N(7)-)-methyltransferase non-catalytic subunit trm82 (EggNog:ENOG503NW8P; BUSCO:EOG092632TF; COG:J), with protein sequence MIVPYHLLQASGSVIFAAQGVDILSFNTSMEHLSTWKYPVKATETPSEPAADAEASATVEAPPTPEGPPAKRRRTENDEKEAQAGDAGTPNSTNGQKKGRFHNKPQPVNLSNEKPFINCLLATANGSHVVAATGSDKTIWVFEHDGSGNLKQLSQRAMPKRPCSLTLTTDQKTILSADKFGDVYALPLLPSAEPTLPPTVQSLPSRSATPASAPIPFKPQANDKTVHTKRNLKALENQKISMELSLKAAAEKSAEESQPAFEHTLLLGHVSMLTAITVAPGIGATGEKREWIITADRDEHVRVSRGIPQAYFIEGFCLGHEDFVSRLCVIPGREELLVSGGGDDDVFLWRWKEKQLLGRANILEEIKNIIEPELTKVAVSRLKGFSLASGETVVAVICEKIPAVVLFTLVEDTLKHTATYSLKEQGVPLDVELLPNNNLLVSIDTTEGKPDAAAPFLVLTRNGPDSWDQKPVVDVPAGETELNGEEMQRLLYTTESLRKMSDFD encoded by the exons ATGATTGTCCCctatcatcttcttcaggcCTCGGGCAGCGTAATATTTGCTGCCCAGGGGGTTGATAttctctccttcaacacctctATGGAGCACCTCTCAACCTGGAAGTATCCAGTGAAGGCCACTGAGACCCCAAGTGAACCTGCTGCCGATGCTGAAGCCTCTGCCACTGTTGAGGCCCCTCCAACGCCAGAAGGTCCCCCGGCCAAGCGTAGGAGAACAGAGAATGATGAAAAGGAGGCCCAGGCTGGCGATGCCGGCACCCCCAACTCAACCAACGGTCAAAAGAAGGGCAGGTTTCACAACAAGCCACAACCCGTCAACCTATCGAACGAGAAGCCTTTCATCAACTGCCTCCTCGCCACTGCCAATGGCAGTCATGTAGTCGCCGCTACTGGCTCCGACAAGACGATCTGGGTATTCGAGCACGATGGTTCCGGGAATCTCAAGCAACTCAGCCAGAG AGCCATGCCAAAACGCCCCtgctccctcaccctcaccaccgaccaaAAGACAATCCTCTCCGCCGACAAATTCGGAGACGTCtacgccctccccctcctcccatccgcagaacccaccctccccccaacagTCCAATCACTCCCCTCCCGCAGCGCCACCCCTGCCTCGGCACCTATCCCCTTCAAGCCCCAAGCCAACGACAAGACAGTCCACACCAAGCGCAACCTCAAGGCTCTCGAGAACCAAAAGATTTCCATGGAACTCTCCCTcaaagccgccgccgagaaaTCCGCCGAAGAATCCCAGCCGGCGTTTGAGCACACCTTGCTGTTGGGTCATGTCTCCATGCTCACAGCCATCACTGTCGCCCCTGGAATCGGCGCGACAGGCGAGAAAAGAGAATGGATCATCACCGCCGACAGAGACGAGCACGTCCGTGTCTCGCGGGGGATTCCCCAGGCTTATTTCATTGAGGGGTTCTGCCTTGGGCACGAGGATTTTGTCAGCAGGTTATGTGTCATCCCCGGCCGGGAAGAGCTGCTTGTTtcgggtggtggggatgatgatgtttttctatggaggtggaaggagaaGCAGCTGCTTGGGAGGGCGAATATTCTTGAAGAGATCAAGAATATTATTGAACCTGAGCTGACAAAGGTTGCTGTTTCGAGACTGAAGGGATTTTCTCTTGCCTCTGGGGAAACAGTGGTAGCTGTCATCTGCGAGAA AATCCCCGCTGTGGTTCTTTTCACACTTGTAGAAGACACGCTTAAGCACACTGCTACCTATTCCCTCAAGGAGCAAGGTGTCCCGCTAGACGTCGAGCTTctacccaacaacaacctcctcgtgAGTATCGACACAACCGAGGGGAAGCCTGACGCGGCGGCACCCTTCCTGGTCTTGACCAGGAATGGCCCCGACTCGTGGGATCAGAAGCCTGTCGTGGATGTCCCGGCCGGAGAGACAGAGCTCAACGGGGAGGAGATGCAAAGGTTGCTGTATACTACCGAGTcgctgaggaagatgagcGATTTTGATTGA
- the RPP0 gene encoding ribosomal protein P0 (A0) (L10E) (EggNog:ENOG503NWY4; BUSCO:EOG09264G1I; COG:J) — MGGKSANKAGYFDKLKGLLEEYKSIFIVSVDNVSSQQMHEIRQALRDQGVVLMGKNTMVRRALKTFLVDSPEYERLLPFVKGNVGFVFTNGDLKEIRDKILANKVAAPARAGAVAPVDVWIPAGNTGMEPGKTSFFQALGVPTKIARGTIEITTDLKLVEAGAKVGPSEATLLNMLNISPFTYGMGIAQVYDQGNTFPSSVLDISEEQLLKAFSSAVTTIAAVSLALNFPTLPSVIHSLVNSYKKVLAVAIETEISWPEIEELKDRIANPEAYAAAAPVAAADSGAAAGGAAAEEEKEEEEESDEEGGFGDLFG; from the exons ATGGGGGGCAAGAGCGCTAACAAGGCTGGCTACTTCGACAAGCTCAAGGGCTTGTTGGAGGAGTACAAGTCCATTTTCATCGTCTCCGTCGACAATGTCTCGTCTCAGCAGATGCACGAGATTCGCCAGGCCCTCCGCGATCAGGGTGTGGTCCTGATGGGCAAGAACACCATG GTTCGCCGTGCCCTCAAGACCTTCCTGGTCGACTCCCCCGAGTACGagcgcctcctccccttcgtcAAGGGCAACGTTGGTTTCGTCTTCACCAACGGTGACCTCAAGGAGATCCGTGACAAgatcctcgccaacaaggTCGCCGCCCCCGCTCGTGCTGGTGCCGTCGCCCCCGTCGATGTCTGGATTCCCGCTGGCAACACTGGTATGGAACCCGGCAAGACCTCTTTCTTCCAGGCCCTCGGTGTCCCCACCAAGATTGCCCGTGGTACCATTGAAATCACCACCGATCTCAAGCTCGTCGAGGCTGGCGCCAAGGTCGGCCCCTCCGAGGCTACCCTGTTGAACATGCTCAACATCTCTCCCTTCACCTACGGTATGGGCATCGCTCAGGTCTACGACCAGGGCAACACCTTCCCCAGCTCCGTCCTCGATATCAGCGAGGAGCAGCTCCTGAAGGCCTTCTCCAGCGCCGTCACCACCATTGCCGCTGTCTCCCTGGCCCTCAACTTCCCCACTCTCCCCTCCGTCATCCACTCCCTTGTCAACAGCTACAAGAAGGTTCTTGCTGTTGCCATCGAGACCGAGATCAGCTGGCCCGAgattgaggagctcaaggaccGCATTGCCAACCCCGAGGCCTatgctgccgccgcccctgtcgctgctgctgactctggcgccgccgccggtggtgctgccgctgaggaggagaaggaggaggaggaggagtccgacgaggagggtggcTTCGGCGATCTCTT CGGTTAA